The following proteins come from a genomic window of Flavobacterium crocinum:
- a CDS encoding gluconate 5-dehydrogenase, with protein sequence MNSFSLQGKTALITGATHGLGMAMAIGLAQAGAELIITNNLKEPLDAAIEQYKDLGFKASGYVFDVTDEVEAEKQVTLIEKNHGKIDILVNNAGIILRVLALDMPVSDFRKVVDVDLIGPFIMSKLVAKNMVERRSGKIINICSMMSELGRDNVSAYASAKGGLKMLTRSLATEWAKYNVQVNAIGPGYFATSQTAPIRVDGHPFNDFIISRTPAGRWGEPEDLAGTAVFLASEASNFINGQVIYVDGGILATIGKPSNE encoded by the coding sequence ATGAATTCATTTAGTTTACAAGGAAAAACAGCTTTAATTACAGGAGCGACACATGGTTTAGGAATGGCTATGGCGATTGGATTGGCTCAGGCAGGTGCCGAATTAATTATAACAAATAACCTAAAAGAACCTTTAGATGCGGCTATCGAGCAGTATAAGGATTTAGGATTTAAAGCTTCAGGTTATGTGTTTGATGTCACCGATGAAGTAGAAGCAGAGAAACAAGTGACCCTTATTGAAAAAAATCATGGTAAAATTGATATTCTGGTAAACAATGCCGGAATTATTCTAAGAGTATTAGCTTTAGATATGCCTGTCTCCGATTTTAGAAAAGTGGTTGATGTAGACCTTATTGGTCCTTTTATCATGTCCAAATTAGTGGCTAAAAATATGGTTGAGCGCCGCTCGGGTAAAATTATTAACATCTGCTCAATGATGAGCGAACTAGGGCGTGATAACGTGAGTGCTTATGCCTCAGCTAAAGGAGGGCTTAAAATGTTAACTCGTAGTTTAGCAACAGAATGGGCTAAGTATAATGTACAGGTTAATGCTATTGGCCCTGGATATTTTGCCACTTCACAAACAGCTCCAATTCGCGTAGATGGACATCCATTTAATGATTTTATCATCAGTCGTACACCCGCTGGACGTTGGGGAGAGCCTGAAGATCTTGCTGGTACCGCCGTATTTCTAGCCTCAGAAGCAAGCAATTTTATTAATGGACAAGTAATTTATGTAGATGGAGGTATACTGGCTACAATTGGTAAACCTTCAAACGAATAG
- a CDS encoding glycoside hydrolase family 88 protein produces the protein MNYSNKIMILNKQVTVILGVFMLFISCGRQLVQSSAENDFNVDAELNYCVKQTSKALAQIPDNGLIPRNIAPNATQWRMVDYTDWTSGFWPGELWYLFEATADSKWKKIADKYTEYLKPLSVSPATDHDLGFQVFCSYGNGYRLTKDPEYKSVLLKTADTLATLFNPKVGTILSWPRDVANMEWPQHNTIMDNMINLELLFWASKNGGSKQLYDMAVSHATVTMNNHFRPDYTSYHAVVYDKETGKKIKGVTHQGYSDSSMWARGQAWAIYGYTMVYRETKDPKFLDFAHKVTRVYLDRLPKDLIPYWDFDDPAIPKAPRDASAAAVVASALLELGVYTTDNNLANEYNEKALGMLKELSAKYQSKNHNSALLLHSTGHKPAGSEIDYSIIYADYYYVEALLRYKKIAQGQKPLITYKLN, from the coding sequence ATGAATTACAGTAATAAGATTATGATTCTAAACAAACAAGTAACAGTTATACTGGGGGTATTTATGCTGTTTATCAGCTGTGGTAGGCAGTTGGTTCAATCTTCAGCAGAAAATGATTTCAATGTAGATGCTGAATTAAATTATTGTGTAAAGCAAACTTCAAAAGCTTTAGCTCAAATTCCAGATAATGGTTTAATACCTAGAAATATAGCACCTAATGCCACTCAATGGCGGATGGTAGATTACACCGATTGGACCAGTGGTTTTTGGCCAGGAGAGTTATGGTACCTTTTTGAGGCTACTGCAGACAGTAAGTGGAAAAAAATTGCAGATAAATATACGGAGTATTTAAAACCGCTTTCGGTTTCTCCAGCTACAGATCACGATTTAGGTTTTCAGGTATTTTGTAGTTACGGTAATGGGTATCGTTTAACCAAAGATCCGGAGTATAAATCAGTATTACTGAAAACTGCTGATACATTGGCAACTTTATTTAACCCAAAAGTGGGGACTATTTTATCGTGGCCTCGCGATGTAGCAAACATGGAATGGCCTCAGCATAATACCATTATGGATAACATGATTAATTTGGAATTGTTATTCTGGGCTTCCAAAAATGGTGGATCAAAACAATTATACGATATGGCAGTTAGCCACGCAACAGTAACCATGAATAACCATTTTAGACCCGATTACACTTCCTATCACGCAGTAGTTTATGATAAAGAAACAGGTAAAAAAATAAAAGGAGTTACGCATCAGGGGTATAGTGACAGCAGTATGTGGGCACGCGGACAGGCGTGGGCAATTTACGGTTATACGATGGTATATCGCGAAACGAAAGATCCTAAATTCCTTGATTTTGCGCACAAAGTAACCCGTGTTTATTTAGATCGGTTACCAAAAGATTTAATTCCGTATTGGGACTTTGATGATCCTGCAATTCCAAAGGCACCCCGTGATGCATCAGCGGCAGCTGTCGTTGCCTCTGCATTATTAGAATTGGGTGTTTATACAACTGATAATAATCTGGCTAATGAATACAATGAAAAAGCCTTGGGGATGTTAAAAGAGTTATCAGCAAAATATCAGAGTAAAAATCATAATTCAGCACTTTTATTACATTCTACAGGACATAAACCCGCTGGTTCTGAGATTGATTATTCCATTATCTACGCCGATTATTATTATGTAGAAGCATTATTGCGCTACAAAAAAATTGCACAGGGTCAAAAGCCATTAATTACTTATAAACTCAACTAA
- a CDS encoding sugar porter family MFS transporter codes for MKNKKIIYWSVVVALAGFLFGFDTVVISGADKQLQTLWNSSDLFHGLVVMSSALWGTVLGAVFGALPTNKLGRKNTLILIGVLFFLSAVGTAFANSPIVFTVFRFLGGLGIGASTIAAPTYVSEIAPAKDRGKLVALYQFNIVFGILIAFLSNYLLQDIGENSWRWMLGVQAAPALIYTLLVLGIPESPRYIFDYKKDTAKAKEILLLVNTPEEAELELEAMSNEKVKEKVDESIFMKKYRKPLMLAFFIALFNQFSGINAFLYYAPRIFELAGLEKSASFFSSIGIGMVNLVFTLVGISLIDKYGRKTLMYLGSVGYIVSLALVTMAFYFEWKGMAVPLFFFLFIASHAVGQGSVIWVFISELFPNKLRAAGTAFGTSVHWVLAALIPSFIPFLFNEIGATTVFSIFCLMMVWQLLWVFFQMPETKGRTLEELSESLAAKSSIIQNSNKKVENEFI; via the coding sequence ATGAAAAATAAAAAAATCATTTACTGGTCGGTCGTTGTGGCGTTGGCTGGTTTTCTTTTCGGCTTTGATACCGTTGTCATTTCGGGAGCCGATAAACAATTACAGACATTATGGAATTCTTCGGATTTGTTTCATGGTTTGGTAGTCATGTCTTCTGCACTTTGGGGGACTGTATTAGGAGCTGTTTTTGGAGCATTGCCTACCAACAAATTAGGTCGCAAAAACACTTTGATTTTAATTGGAGTGTTGTTCTTTTTGTCGGCAGTTGGAACGGCTTTTGCGAATTCCCCGATTGTTTTTACGGTTTTCCGATTCCTTGGAGGCTTAGGTATTGGCGCCTCAACTATTGCTGCTCCAACCTATGTATCCGAAATTGCTCCGGCCAAAGACCGTGGTAAGTTAGTGGCACTATATCAATTTAACATCGTATTCGGTATTCTGATTGCTTTTCTTTCCAATTATTTATTACAGGATATAGGAGAAAATTCATGGCGTTGGATGTTGGGAGTACAAGCAGCTCCAGCATTAATTTACACACTTTTGGTTTTGGGCATCCCAGAAAGTCCTCGTTACATTTTTGATTATAAAAAAGATACAGCTAAAGCAAAAGAAATTCTTTTACTAGTGAACACTCCCGAAGAAGCAGAGTTGGAATTAGAAGCTATGTCTAATGAAAAAGTAAAAGAAAAAGTAGACGAATCTATCTTTATGAAAAAATATAGAAAACCGTTAATGCTGGCTTTCTTTATTGCCTTATTCAATCAATTTTCCGGAATCAATGCATTTTTATATTATGCACCGAGGATTTTTGAATTGGCAGGTCTTGAAAAATCGGCTTCTTTCTTTAGCAGCATCGGAATCGGAATGGTAAACTTAGTATTTACACTGGTAGGAATTTCATTAATAGACAAATATGGTCGTAAAACTTTGATGTATTTAGGGTCTGTTGGATATATTGTTTCCTTAGCTCTAGTGACTATGGCATTCTATTTTGAGTGGAAAGGTATGGCAGTTCCTTTGTTTTTCTTTTTATTCATTGCTTCTCACGCAGTAGGACAAGGTTCAGTAATTTGGGTATTTATTTCAGAATTGTTCCCAAATAAATTACGTGCGGCAGGTACAGCTTTTGGAACTTCGGTACATTGGGTATTGGCGGCGTTGATCCCATCTTTTATCCCTTTTTTGTTTAATGAAATTGGCGCAACTACAGTGTTCTCTATTTTCTGTCTAATGATGGTTTGGCAGTTATTATGGGTATTCTTTCAAATGCCTGAAACCAAAGGTAGAACGCTCGAAGAACTTTCAGAAAGTTTAGCCGCAAAATCATCTATTATACAAAATTCTAATAAAAAAGTTGAAAATGAATTCATTTAG